A part of Lacinutrix sp. 5H-3-7-4 genomic DNA contains:
- a CDS encoding membrane protein produces the protein MPNTKNSITDWLLKSISFIFHPIIMPILGTVFYFSKSPRFLPAEIRNAKLISLSILTILLPILIYFLLKTLGKTYSIYLKSTKERIIPLFINSIILILIILRVVPSTQIIELYFFFIGILISTIVCLILAILKFKASIHMIAISGVFMFAVGLSLHFGKNLNGSLALFAIIAGAIATSRLHLKAHTPIELIFGFFIGFLPQLIIFQYWL, from the coding sequence ATGCCAAACACAAAAAATAGCATTACAGATTGGCTTTTAAAGAGCATATCGTTTATTTTTCATCCTATAATTATGCCTATTTTAGGGACGGTTTTTTATTTTTCAAAATCACCACGATTTCTTCCTGCAGAAATTAGAAATGCTAAACTTATATCACTTTCAATATTAACGATACTACTTCCTATTTTAATTTATTTTCTTCTTAAAACATTAGGAAAAACATATTCTATATATCTTAAGTCAACAAAAGAAAGAATTATTCCATTATTTATTAATAGCATAATTCTAATATTGATAATTTTAAGAGTTGTACCATCAACTCAAATTATAGAATTGTATTTCTTTTTTATAGGTATATTAATATCTACTATTGTTTGCCTAATACTTGCTATACTTAAATTTAAGGCTAGTATACATATGATTGCAATTTCGGGAGTGTTTATGTTTGCAGTAGGTTTGTCACTACATTTTGGAAAAAACCTTAATGGTTCTTTGGCATTATTTGCAATTATAGCAGGTGCAATTGCAACTTCTAGATTACATTTAAAAGCTCATACACCAATAGAATTAATTTTTGGTTTTTTTATAGGCTTTTTACCACAGTTAATAATATTTCAATATTGGTTATAA
- a CDS encoding biopolymer transporter ExbD, with amino-acid sequence MAKRSAPEVNAGSMADIAFLLLIFFLVTTDIAVDSGLSRKLPPIEENQDDIVIKQKNIFALNVNANNQLFLKAGEDEKLIELKDLRALAVKFLDNGGGTGKDACKRCRGAKDPKSSDNFQKAIISLSNDRLTKYKTYIAVQNEILAAYNELRNREFKREYPKLGMNFVEANDKYQDAQTKPKEKEDLKEKLEAIKLLVPQKFSEAETKNI; translated from the coding sequence ATGGCAAAAAGATCAGCACCAGAAGTTAATGCAGGCTCTATGGCTGACATTGCTTTCTTATTATTAATTTTCTTTCTAGTAACTACAGATATCGCAGTAGATTCTGGTTTAAGTAGAAAGTTACCTCCTATTGAAGAGAATCAAGATGATATTGTTATAAAGCAAAAAAATATCTTTGCTTTAAATGTTAACGCAAACAATCAATTATTCTTAAAAGCTGGAGAAGACGAAAAACTTATTGAACTTAAAGATTTACGTGCATTAGCCGTTAAATTTTTAGATAATGGTGGAGGAACAGGTAAAGATGCCTGTAAGCGTTGTAGAGGTGCTAAAGATCCTAAATCATCAGATAATTTTCAAAAGGCAATTATCTCTTTGAGTAACGATAGATTAACTAAATATAAAACGTACATAGCTGTACAAAATGAAATTTTAGCAGCTTATAACGAATTACGTAATCGTGAGTTTAAAAGAGAATATCCTAAATTAGGTATGAACTTTGTTGAAGCAAATGATAAATATCAAGATGCTCAAACAAAGCCTAAAGAGAAAGAAGATTTAAAAGAGAAGTTAGAGGCTATTAAATTATTAGTACCTCAAAAATTCTCTGAAGCAGAAACTAAAAATATATAG
- a CDS encoding CHAT domain-containing protein, which yields MKNFLVVICFLFIVSGFSQNLENNIYNATELFNSEKNNEALKNLNDAISIFEAKLSTEDEYMAFIFLLVNKAYYLKSKSQNTNAISTYEKAWKLYKNKNIASFFEYDIIENCLKPLGVLYNKVGDYTSCENITKNYIALAKKTNNTTQQIAGTINLSRLYQTTNRHQQAIDIATYGLNINGTSKQQKSNLKRLISRSQIRLNKKVTIIDRIIFSSDFLGKLEDKELAYELAMQNQDYKAALKAFKSIKHLKTSNLSSASELAKLYLEEAQIHYKLNNFNAAEKNLNHALKTLLKNYNRHSIPTEKELYPENAFIGVFDLLATLESNPKKALDYYKLSFYVSDLLAKNTTTQDGKLILLNEKRSRSEKCLNLLYKLQNKSEDTYFTTEALKISERYKASVLNDILDKKDLLKKHPKDSLLLKQQSLLQKQEQLTNRLIKSPYNSNPNQKNKIREQLSFINIDLKKVNQDIENKFTTQNKPLNISKLITKLEQDKASLVNFFYGKKAIYQIIISNKVTVFNKIELSKNNTNLIKEFISYFDNSSVINNNIQAYTKKALELYNLLNLNSVSNLNNILIIPDGLLNFIPFDALITNKTESKSFNQIPFFVKTHTTVYNANCALYLNNNPNIIKPKVLGVFPVYKSTKFELPNSVTEAKKIENTIKTKILINEKATKNAFINNANAFSILHLSTHGTSGDFYTPAQISFIDTAFSTNELYKLNLTANLVVLSACETGVGMLHRGEGAMSIARGFQYAGVENTVYSLWQISDLSTSQIMASFYKNLSKTNAINYANRQSKIDYLNNNKITNIKKSPFFWSAFNYYGSFNSVKKDYTYIWSIVVISIVIIVLLLFLFKKKNGKRTLGILTRKRI from the coding sequence ATGAAAAACTTCTTAGTTGTTATTTGTTTCCTTTTTATTGTAAGTGGCTTTTCTCAAAATTTAGAAAACAATATTTACAATGCTACAGAGCTATTTAATAGTGAAAAAAATAACGAAGCTTTAAAAAATTTAAATGATGCAATTTCAATATTTGAAGCCAAACTTAGTACTGAAGATGAGTACATGGCATTTATATTTTTACTAGTTAATAAAGCCTATTATCTAAAAAGTAAAAGTCAAAATACTAATGCAATAAGTACATACGAAAAAGCCTGGAAACTCTACAAAAACAAAAATATAGCATCTTTTTTTGAGTATGATATTATAGAAAATTGTTTAAAACCTTTAGGTGTTTTATACAATAAAGTTGGCGATTACACTAGTTGCGAAAACATAACAAAAAACTATATCGCATTAGCTAAAAAAACAAATAACACGACTCAGCAAATAGCAGGAACTATAAATTTATCTAGACTTTACCAAACAACCAACAGACACCAACAAGCAATAGATATTGCAACGTATGGTCTAAATATAAATGGTACTAGCAAACAACAAAAAAGTAATTTAAAAAGACTAATTTCAAGAAGCCAGATTAGATTAAATAAAAAAGTTACAATAATAGACCGTATTATTTTTAGCTCAGATTTTTTAGGTAAACTAGAGGATAAAGAACTAGCATATGAGTTAGCAATGCAAAATCAAGATTACAAAGCTGCGCTAAAAGCCTTTAAAAGCATAAAGCACTTAAAAACAAGTAATTTATCTTCTGCAAGTGAATTGGCAAAACTATATTTAGAAGAGGCTCAAATTCATTATAAATTAAACAATTTTAACGCGGCAGAAAAAAACTTAAACCATGCATTAAAAACCTTATTAAAAAACTACAATCGACATTCAATACCTACAGAAAAAGAACTTTACCCAGAAAATGCATTCATTGGAGTTTTCGATTTATTAGCAACATTAGAAAGTAATCCTAAAAAAGCATTAGACTATTATAAACTAAGTTTTTATGTAAGCGATTTATTAGCAAAAAACACAACAACACAAGATGGTAAACTTATTTTACTAAATGAAAAAAGAAGCCGAAGCGAGAAATGTTTAAACTTACTATATAAACTTCAAAATAAAAGCGAAGACACTTACTTTACTACAGAAGCTTTAAAAATTTCCGAACGTTATAAAGCGTCTGTTTTAAATGATATTCTTGACAAAAAAGACTTATTAAAAAAACATCCTAAAGACTCTCTATTATTAAAGCAACAATCGCTTTTGCAAAAACAAGAACAACTTACTAATAGGTTAATTAAGTCGCCTTACAATTCAAACCCAAACCAAAAAAATAAAATTAGAGAACAACTCTCTTTTATAAATATTGATTTAAAAAAAGTAAATCAAGACATTGAAAACAAATTTACTACGCAAAACAAACCTTTAAATATCTCAAAATTAATTACAAAATTAGAGCAGGATAAAGCAAGTCTAGTAAACTTTTTTTATGGTAAAAAAGCAATTTATCAAATTATAATTTCTAATAAAGTAACGGTTTTTAACAAAATAGAACTTAGTAAAAATAATACAAATCTCATTAAAGAATTTATTTCATATTTCGATAATTCTTCAGTTATAAATAACAATATACAAGCTTACACTAAAAAAGCACTCGAGCTTTATAACTTGTTAAACTTAAACTCTGTTAGCAACCTAAATAACATATTAATAATTCCAGATGGCTTGTTAAATTTCATTCCGTTTGATGCTTTAATTACTAATAAAACCGAAAGTAAATCGTTTAATCAAATTCCTTTTTTTGTAAAAACACACACTACAGTTTACAATGCTAACTGCGCGCTATACCTTAATAATAATCCTAATATTATAAAACCTAAAGTTTTGGGCGTATTTCCTGTTTACAAAAGCACCAAATTCGAACTTCCAAATTCTGTAACCGAAGCTAAAAAAATTGAAAACACAATTAAAACTAAAATTTTAATTAATGAAAAAGCTACAAAAAATGCATTTATAAATAATGCAAATGCATTTTCAATTTTACATCTTTCAACGCATGGCACATCTGGAGATTTTTATACACCTGCTCAAATTTCTTTTATAGATACTGCATTTTCAACTAACGAATTGTACAAACTAAACTTAACAGCCAATCTTGTTGTTTTAAGTGCTTGCGAAACTGGAGTTGGCATGTTGCACCGTGGCGAAGGCGCTATGAGTATTGCTCGTGGCTTTCAATATGCTGGTGTAGAAAATACAGTTTACTCTTTATGGCAAATTAGCGATTTATCTACATCGCAAATTATGGCTTCATTTTACAAAAATTTAAGTAAAACCAATGCTATAAATTACGCTAATAGGCAATCTAAAATAGATTACTTAAATAACAATAAAATTACAAACATTAAAAAATCTCCATTTTTTTGGAGTGCTTTTAATTACTATGGCAGTTTTAATAGTGTTAAAAAAGATTATACATATATCTGGAGTATAGTAGTTATCTCTATTGTAATTATAGTACTTTTACTATTCCTATTTAAAAAGAAAAATGGAAAACGCACTTTGGGAATTCTTACTAGAAAAAGGATATAA
- a CDS encoding RNA polymerase sigma factor: MSDKKIHEDQKYIEGLLENNSFIIQAIYNKFVPKVINYVKQNSGDSDQAQDIVQDTIVTIYNQAKNKGLQLTCPFDAYFFLLCKRKWLNTLKKNNKKEVTINEEVLSKGDSAHELAMETALFSEKQALFNEMFQKLGTACKDLIKATFKIKSMEEVAASLGITYAYARKKKSLCIGQLTKLVQESPNFKQLNY, from the coding sequence ATGAGTGATAAAAAAATTCACGAAGACCAAAAATATATAGAAGGTTTATTAGAAAATAACTCATTTATTATACAAGCTATCTATAATAAATTTGTGCCAAAAGTGATTAATTATGTAAAGCAAAATAGTGGAGACAGCGACCAAGCTCAAGATATTGTTCAAGACACTATAGTTACCATATACAATCAGGCAAAAAATAAAGGACTACAACTTACCTGTCCTTTTGATGCTTATTTTTTTCTGCTTTGTAAGCGTAAGTGGTTAAATACTCTTAAAAAAAACAATAAAAAGGAGGTAACAATAAATGAAGAAGTTTTATCTAAAGGAGATAGTGCTCATGAATTAGCAATGGAAACTGCTTTATTTAGCGAAAAACAGGCCTTATTTAACGAGATGTTTCAAAAATTAGGTACTGCATGTAAAGATTTAATTAAAGCAACTTTTAAAATAAAATCTATGGAAGAAGTTGCAGCCAGTTTAGGTATAACTTATGCTTACGCTCGAAAAAAGAAATCTTTATGTATTGGGCAGTTAACAAAACTGGTTCAAGAGTCGCCTAATTTTAAACAACTTAATTATTAA
- a CDS encoding asparaginase gives MTKSIPNILLIYTGGTIGMIKDPETGALRAFDFDNLLIKIPELKLLDCNISTTTFNEPIDSSNMEPKYWVNIAEIIEQNYDCCDGFVVLHGSDTMSYTASALSFMLEHLAKPVIFTGSQLPIGDLRTDAKENLITSIQIASLQHYNKPVIKEVCLYFEYKLYRANRTTKINAEHFEAFTSLNYPDLAESGVHLKINNEYLFKPNTRKNLVVHKELEKNIALVKLFPGISKQLLTCIFNTRDLKGVILETYGAGNCTTEDWFVNLLKETIQKGVHIINVTQCSGGSVNMGQYETSEKLKRIGVISGKDITTEAAISKLMYLLGQNVSPKLFKTIYETALRGEMS, from the coding sequence ATGACTAAAAGTATTCCAAACATACTCCTTATATATACAGGCGGAACTATAGGTATGATAAAAGACCCAGAAACAGGAGCACTTAGAGCATTCGATTTCGATAATTTATTAATAAAAATTCCAGAACTAAAACTATTAGACTGTAATATTTCAACAACAACATTTAATGAGCCTATAGACTCTAGTAATATGGAACCAAAGTACTGGGTCAATATTGCTGAAATTATTGAACAAAATTATGATTGTTGTGATGGCTTTGTTGTTTTACATGGTAGTGATACAATGAGTTATACAGCCTCAGCATTAAGTTTCATGTTAGAGCATCTTGCAAAACCAGTAATATTTACAGGTTCACAGTTACCAATAGGAGATTTACGCACAGACGCAAAAGAGAATTTAATAACATCAATACAAATAGCATCATTACAACATTATAATAAACCAGTAATAAAGGAAGTCTGCCTATATTTTGAATACAAATTATATAGAGCAAACAGAACAACAAAAATAAATGCAGAACATTTTGAAGCCTTTACAAGCTTAAATTATCCAGATCTTGCAGAATCGGGAGTGCATTTAAAAATAAATAATGAGTATTTGTTTAAACCAAATACCAGAAAAAACCTAGTTGTACATAAAGAGTTAGAAAAAAACATTGCCTTAGTTAAGTTGTTTCCAGGGATATCTAAGCAATTATTAACCTGTATATTTAATACTAGAGATTTAAAAGGAGTAATATTAGAAACCTACGGCGCAGGAAACTGCACAACAGAAGATTGGTTTGTTAACTTATTAAAGGAAACAATACAAAAAGGAGTACATATAATAAATGTAACACAATGTTCTGGCGGAAGCGTAAATATGGGACAGTATGAAACTAGCGAAAAACTAAAAAGAATAGGTGTTATTTCTGGAAAAGACATCACAACAGAGGCTGCAATTAGCAAATTAATGTACTTATTAGGTCAAAATGTTTCTCCTAAGTTGTTCAAAACCATATATGAAACGGCTTTACGAGGAGAAATGTCATAA
- a CDS encoding tol-pal system YbgF family protein — protein sequence MEDQDYILFDSYINNELSETEILAFKNRLKTDKVFAENFNLYKEANLFLKNKFENEAETSAFKNNLESISNTHFKTTKTKTETPKQSKFFRLGQFAIAASVAVFLGLFIYNQVFSKPGYTDYNTHEPMTVVRGNVKTLIEATKAFNNKDYKKANTLLKQVLEKDPENSELQLYYSITNIELDNFTIADTQLKALINGQSAYKNRALWYAALSKLKQNSNDASIMLLKQIPAGADDYKEAQRLLDKLE from the coding sequence ATGGAAGATCAAGACTATATTTTATTCGATAGCTATATAAATAATGAATTATCTGAAACAGAAATTTTAGCTTTTAAAAACCGTTTGAAGACAGATAAAGTGTTTGCCGAAAATTTTAACCTTTACAAAGAAGCAAACCTATTCTTAAAAAATAAATTTGAAAATGAAGCTGAAACATCTGCATTTAAAAATAATTTAGAAAGCATTTCAAACACACATTTTAAAACAACAAAAACTAAAACCGAAACACCAAAACAATCTAAATTCTTTAGATTAGGACAGTTTGCAATAGCAGCAAGTGTTGCTGTGTTTTTAGGTTTATTTATATACAATCAAGTATTTAGTAAACCAGGATATACAGATTACAACACACATGAACCAATGACGGTAGTTAGAGGTAATGTAAAAACATTAATAGAAGCCACAAAAGCATTTAATAATAAAGACTACAAAAAAGCCAACACCTTATTAAAGCAAGTACTAGAAAAAGACCCGGAAAACAGTGAGCTACAATTATATTATTCTATTACAAATATAGAATTAGATAATTTTACAATTGCAGATACGCAATTAAAAGCATTAATAAATGGACAATCTGCCTATAAAAACAGAGCATTATGGTATGCGGCTTTAAGTAAATTAAAACAAAACAGTAATGATGCATCAATTATGTTATTAAAACAAATTCCAGCAGGAGCAGACGATTATAAAGAAGCACAGCGTTTATTAGATAAATTAGAGTAA
- a CDS encoding porin family protein, with amino-acid sequence MRFIFFIFISVVFITPALSQESDNTFGNKVIDSLYKEDQFYIGVTYNLLGQKPEGLSQNGFSSGFHFGFTKDMPINKRRNIAIGLGVGLSLNSFNQNLQIAKTDGNNLEFSIIDDTDYSKNKFSTYMLEVPLEFRWRTSTAVDYKFWRIYTGFKFGYLFANNTKFEGQPENMKLSNLDIFNKFQYGLSLSAGYNTWNFYFYYSLNPIFKNEAQINGQIIDANALKVGLIFFIL; translated from the coding sequence ATGCGTTTCATTTTTTTTATTTTTATTTCAGTAGTATTCATTACGCCTGCTTTATCTCAAGAATCAGATAATACATTTGGTAATAAAGTTATAGATTCGCTATATAAAGAAGATCAATTTTATATAGGTGTTACCTATAATTTATTAGGACAAAAACCAGAAGGACTATCTCAAAATGGTTTCTCAAGTGGCTTTCATTTTGGTTTCACTAAAGATATGCCAATTAATAAAAGACGTAACATTGCAATTGGTTTAGGAGTTGGTTTATCTTTAAATTCATTTAATCAAAACTTACAAATAGCTAAAACAGATGGTAATAATCTTGAGTTTAGTATTATAGATGATACAGATTATAGTAAAAATAAGTTTTCTACTTACATGTTAGAAGTGCCTTTAGAGTTTAGGTGGCGAACATCTACAGCGGTAGATTATAAATTTTGGCGTATTTATACAGGTTTTAAATTTGGTTATTTATTTGCTAACAATACAAAGTTTGAAGGTCAACCAGAGAATATGAAGTTATCAAATTTAGATATATTTAATAAATTTCAATACGGTTTATCTTTAAGTGCAGGTTACAACACTTGGAATTTCTATTTTTATTATTCTCTAAACCCTATTTTTAAAAATGAAGCACAAATTAATGGTCAAATAATAGATGCTAATGCATTAAAAGTGGGCCTCATTTTCTTTATTTTATAA
- a CDS encoding biopolymer transporter ExbD, producing MSKFKKKKDGGLPPISTASLPDIVFMLLFFFMVATVIKEDNLKIENKLPSADQIEKLDKKYPISYIYIGKPNSNYIDTYGSEDRVQLNDALRSVDDVQAFIAAERAALREELIPKLTVSLKVDREAKMGVLTDVKQELRKTNALKINYTTRKGDAVSSQ from the coding sequence ATGTCTAAATTTAAAAAGAAAAAAGATGGTGGTTTACCACCAATTTCAACAGCATCTTTACCAGATATCGTATTTATGTTACTATTCTTTTTTATGGTAGCTACGGTTATCAAGGAAGATAATTTAAAGATTGAAAATAAATTACCTTCTGCAGATCAAATAGAAAAGTTGGATAAAAAATACCCTATTAGTTATATCTATATTGGAAAACCAAACTCAAATTATATAGATACTTACGGTAGCGAAGATCGTGTACAATTAAATGATGCTTTAAGAAGCGTTGATGATGTACAAGCTTTTATTGCTGCAGAAAGAGCTGCTTTAAGAGAAGAGTTAATACCTAAATTAACTGTGTCTTTAAAAGTAGATAGAGAAGCTAAAATGGGTGTTTTAACAGATGTTAAACAAGAGTTACGTAAAACTAACGCACTTAAAATTAACTACACAACAAGAAAAGGTGATGCTGTGTCATCACAATAA
- a CDS encoding TatD family hydrolase produces the protein MIITDTHTHLYSEAFDEDRAEMMQRTLDANVSRLFIPAIDSTYTASMLQLEKDYPEHVFLMMGLHPTHVKENYKKELAHVEQMLEQHKFYAVGEIGIDLYWDKSTLAIQQEAFRHQIKLAKKYKLPIVIHCREAFNEIFEILEEEKAEDLFGIFHCFTGTLEQAHQAISYNMKLGIGGVATFKNGKIDKFLNEIDLKHIVLETDAPYLAPKPYRGKRNESSYILKVVEKLSEIYNKREEEIAQITTQNSKAVFGV, from the coding sequence ATGATTATTACAGACACACACACGCATTTATACAGTGAAGCTTTCGATGAGGATAGAGCAGAAATGATGCAGCGAACATTAGATGCTAACGTTTCTAGATTGTTTATTCCAGCCATAGATTCTACATACACAGCATCTATGCTGCAACTAGAAAAAGACTATCCAGAACATGTTTTTTTAATGATGGGTTTACACCCAACACATGTAAAAGAAAATTACAAAAAAGAATTAGCACATGTAGAGCAAATGCTTGAACAACATAAATTTTATGCCGTTGGAGAAATAGGGATAGATTTATATTGGGATAAAAGCACATTAGCAATACAACAAGAAGCCTTTAGGCATCAAATAAAACTAGCAAAAAAATATAAATTACCAATTGTAATTCACTGTCGTGAAGCATTTAATGAAATATTTGAAATTTTAGAAGAAGAAAAAGCCGAAGACCTTTTTGGAATATTTCATTGTTTTACAGGAACATTAGAACAAGCACATCAAGCCATTTCATATAATATGAAATTAGGAATTGGTGGAGTCGCTACATTTAAAAACGGAAAAATAGATAAATTTTTAAATGAAATAGATTTAAAACATATTGTTTTAGAGACAGATGCACCATATTTAGCACCAAAACCATACCGTGGCAAACGTAATGAAAGTAGTTATATATTAAAAGTTGTAGAAAAACTATCTGAAATTTATAATAAAAGAGAAGAAGAAATTGCACAAATAACAACTCAAAACTCTAAAGCAGTATTTGGTGTTTAA
- a CDS encoding MotA/TolQ/ExbB proton channel family protein — translation MKRLFSILAIVFLMAFGTANATTNAATVAATVVTTTQETVADDAAEEDLGFHQELKKRFIEGGPAFMGIVLLCLILGLAIAIERIIFLNLSTGNSKKLAQNVEEALQSGGIEAAKEVCRNTKGPVASIYYQGLDRADDGLESAEKAVVAYGGVQMGQLEKNVSWISLFIALAPMLGFMGTVIGMIQAFDKIQSAGGMDATLVAGGIKVALLTTVFGLIVAIILQIFYNYIVAKIDNIVNDMEDASITLMDMLSKHKK, via the coding sequence ATGAAAAGATTATTTTCAATCCTAGCCATAGTATTTTTAATGGCATTTGGTACAGCTAACGCAACTACAAATGCAGCTACTGTTGCAGCTACAGTTGTAACAACAACACAAGAAACAGTAGCAGATGATGCTGCTGAAGAAGATTTAGGTTTTCACCAAGAACTTAAAAAGCGTTTTATTGAAGGTGGACCAGCATTTATGGGCATCGTATTATTATGTTTAATTCTTGGTTTAGCAATCGCTATTGAGAGAATTATCTTTTTAAACCTATCTACAGGTAACTCTAAAAAATTAGCACAAAATGTTGAAGAGGCTTTACAGTCTGGAGGTATTGAAGCTGCTAAAGAAGTTTGCCGTAACACAAAAGGGCCAGTTGCATCTATATACTACCAAGGTTTAGATAGAGCAGATGATGGTTTAGAATCTGCTGAAAAAGCTGTTGTAGCTTACGGTGGTGTTCAAATGGGACAGTTAGAGAAAAACGTATCTTGGATCTCTTTATTTATTGCATTAGCACCAATGCTTGGTTTCATGGGTACAGTAATAGGTATGATTCAAGCTTTCGATAAAATCCAGTCTGCAGGTGGAATGGATGCTACATTAGTAGCAGGAGGTATTAAAGTAGCCTTATTAACTACTGTATTTGGTTTAATTGTTGCAATTATATTACAAATCTTTTACAACTATATCGTAGCAAAAATTGATAATATCGTTAACGATATGGAAGATGCTTCTATCACCTTAATGGATATGTTATCGAAGCATAAAAAATAA
- the rpoN gene encoding RNA polymerase factor sigma-54 produces MLKQYLQFKLSQKLSPQQIQLMKLIQLPTQAFEQRLKQELEENPALDTGKEEKSDEFDDFDNSNDDFDESETIGEDINVDDYLSDDEIPDYRTSANNYSADDDEKSIPYASGTSFTQHLKNQLNTYRLDDEERDIAEFLVGSVDESGYIRRELSDIMDDLAFTQNVYTTEDKIEKVLGIVHQLDPAGVGARSLQECLSIQLNRKEQNPDVALALNIIDNAFEQFTKKHYKKLMAKFDVSEIQLKDAIHEIERLNPKPGGSYSGNTRMIEHVVPDFAIKIVDGELELTLNGRNAPELHVSREYSNMLKGYKESKDKSKSQKDAVLFIKQKLDAAKWFIEAIKQRQQTLFVTMSAIMHYQKEYFLTGDERNLKPMILKDIADEIEMDVSTVSRVANSKYVDTPYGTKLIKEFFSESMTNDQGEEVSTREIKKILETVIDEEPKKKPLTDEALAKILKEKGYPIARRTVAKYREQLDIPVARLRKEL; encoded by the coding sequence ATGCTTAAACAATACCTACAGTTCAAATTATCGCAAAAGTTGTCTCCGCAACAAATTCAATTAATGAAATTGATACAGTTGCCAACACAAGCTTTTGAACAACGTTTAAAGCAAGAATTAGAAGAAAACCCAGCTTTAGATACTGGTAAAGAAGAAAAAAGTGATGAGTTTGATGACTTTGATAATAGTAATGACGATTTTGATGAAAGTGAAACTATTGGAGAAGACATTAATGTTGACGATTATTTAAGCGATGACGAAATTCCAGATTATAGAACAAGTGCAAATAATTATAGCGCAGATGATGACGAAAAAAGTATACCATATGCCTCTGGAACCTCTTTTACACAACATTTAAAAAACCAACTCAACACCTATAGATTAGATGATGAGGAACGTGATATAGCAGAATTTTTAGTAGGTAGCGTAGACGAAAGCGGTTACATACGTCGTGAATTAAGCGATATCATGGATGATCTTGCATTTACTCAAAATGTATACACTACAGAAGATAAAATTGAAAAAGTATTAGGTATCGTCCATCAATTAGATCCTGCAGGAGTTGGCGCAAGAAGCTTACAAGAATGTTTAAGCATACAACTTAATAGAAAAGAACAAAATCCTGATGTTGCATTAGCTTTAAACATTATCGATAATGCTTTTGAGCAGTTTACTAAAAAACATTACAAAAAATTAATGGCAAAATTTGATGTAAGCGAAATACAACTTAAAGACGCTATACATGAAATTGAAAGATTAAATCCTAAGCCTGGCGGAAGTTATTCTGGAAACACCAGAATGATTGAGCATGTAGTTCCAGACTTTGCTATTAAAATAGTAGATGGAGAGTTAGAACTAACATTAAATGGGCGTAATGCTCCAGAATTACATGTGTCTAGAGAATATAGTAATATGCTTAAAGGCTACAAAGAGTCTAAAGATAAATCTAAATCTCAAAAAGACGCTGTATTATTTATTAAACAAAAACTAGATGCTGCTAAATGGTTTATAGAAGCCATTAAACAACGCCAGCAAACATTATTTGTAACCATGAGTGCAATTATGCATTATCAAAAGGAATATTTCTTAACTGGTGATGAGCGTAATTTAAAACCTATGATATTAAAGGATATTGCAGATGAAATTGAAATGGATGTTTCTACCGTTTCTCGTGTTGCAAATAGCAAATATGTAGACACTCCATATGGTACCAAATTAATTAAAGAATTCTTTTCTGAATCTATGACAAATGATCAAGGAGAAGAAGTATCTACAAGAGAAATTAAAAAAATTCTAGAAACGGTTATTGATGAAGAGCCAAAAAAGAAACCTTTAACAGATGAAGCTTTAGCTAAAATTTTAAAAGAAAAAGGTTATCCAATTGCTCGTAGAACTGTCGCTAAATATCGTGAACAGTTAGATATTCCTGTAGCAAGATTAAGAAAAGAACTGTAA